From one Dama dama isolate Ldn47 chromosome 4, ASM3311817v1, whole genome shotgun sequence genomic stretch:
- the INAFM1 gene encoding putative transmembrane protein INAFM1, giving the protein MRGTSCVGGGGESPGGAGLSEGPRGRWLRLAPVCAYFLCVSLAAVLLAVYYGLIWVPTRPPAAPAGPPPSAQSSPCGARAGALPAPAPAAASVSCLLGAPGGPRPQLELPHSRRRRRHSDPSRRRPSRQTLGKTPEAAAGRGPG; this is encoded by the coding sequence ATGCGGGGCACGAGCTGCGTGGGCGGCGGCGGCGAGAGCCCGGGTGGCGCAGGGCTGAGCGAGGGCCCGCGGGGCCGTTGGCTGCGCCTAGCCCCCGTCTGCGCCTACTTTCTTTGCGTCTCGTTGGCTGCCGTGCTGCTCGCTGTCTACTACGGTCTCATTTGGGTTCCCACGCGGCCCCCTGCAGCTCCAGCCGGCCCGCCGCCCAGCGCGCAGTCCTCTCCGTGCGGCGCCCGCGCGGGTGCGCTGCCTGCCCCGGCGCCCGCCGCCGCCTCGGTCTCTTGCCTCCTGGGAGCCCCTGGCGGGCCGAGACCCCAGCTCGAGCTGCCGcacagccgccgccgccgccgccacagtGACCCCAGCCGCCGCCGCCCGAGCCGCCAGACGCTGGGGAAGACGCCGGAGGCCGCGGCGGGGCGAGGACCCGGGTAA